Proteins co-encoded in one Kribbella qitaiheensis genomic window:
- a CDS encoding DUF5107 domain-containing protein, with translation MTILSAQDLVLPAAAFGAENPLPPIQRKAGRGRLDNHADLPAEMRQNLEYGQLGYSLPCLTQDNYDRSLVDRPIPTLVLENDHLRATVLPSLGGRLYSLVHQASGQELLYRNPVLQPANLALRDAWFAGGVEWNLGSTGHWTGTCSPMHAARVEGPDGSPILRLWEWERSRNLVTQLDFWLPDDSEFLYVGARIQNPSTDPAPVYWWSNIAVEQAPDTRVLVPANQAWQHGYGNRLDLVDLPVQDEVDLSYPMRHRRAIDFFFEPLPEQQPWIAALDADGNGLVQTSTERLPGRKMFVWGESRGGHRWQEWLSPGKQNDGYCEIQAGLAKTQLEHLKLPEATEWHWLEAYGRLDVDPAVAHAEEWEVARTGVAATLKSLLSATDLAGREKDWLTVADSAPGETLSAGSGWGALELRRTGWKVSTGTPFGDATMSDRERAWLPVLEGRMPASAAAPDGTLVGWRELLEAVEDDNWLSWYHRGVARWYAGDEPGAIEAWHRSRTSQDNPWALRNLAIATGDESYYERAVELSSPQRAELLAEAMNAFLASGGTAQAQRVFEQAGHLASDPRIRHAKVRLLLQSGDPEGAESLLDEGIELPGLREGENDLAGLWREIQEQLGKDRTVPTQYEFSMLGDRGETGS, from the coding sequence GTGACGATCCTTTCTGCGCAAGATCTGGTTCTGCCCGCGGCGGCGTTCGGAGCGGAGAACCCGTTGCCGCCGATCCAGCGGAAGGCCGGCCGGGGTCGGCTCGACAACCACGCCGACCTGCCCGCCGAGATGCGGCAGAACCTGGAGTACGGCCAGCTCGGCTACTCGTTGCCGTGTCTCACCCAGGACAACTACGACCGGAGCCTGGTGGACCGGCCGATCCCGACCCTCGTTCTGGAGAACGACCACCTGCGCGCCACCGTCCTGCCGTCGCTCGGCGGACGGCTCTACTCGCTCGTCCACCAGGCGAGCGGCCAAGAGTTGCTCTACCGCAACCCGGTGCTCCAGCCGGCCAACCTCGCCCTCCGCGACGCCTGGTTCGCCGGCGGTGTCGAGTGGAATCTCGGCAGCACCGGCCACTGGACCGGCACCTGCTCGCCGATGCACGCCGCCCGGGTCGAGGGCCCGGACGGCAGCCCGATCCTGCGCCTGTGGGAGTGGGAACGCAGCCGGAACCTCGTCACCCAACTCGACTTCTGGCTCCCGGACGACTCCGAGTTCCTGTACGTCGGGGCGCGGATCCAGAATCCGTCGACCGATCCGGCCCCGGTGTACTGGTGGTCGAACATCGCCGTCGAGCAGGCGCCGGACACCCGGGTCCTGGTGCCCGCGAACCAGGCGTGGCAGCACGGCTACGGCAACCGGCTCGACCTGGTGGACCTACCGGTGCAGGACGAGGTCGACCTCAGCTACCCGATGCGGCATCGGCGGGCGATCGACTTCTTCTTCGAACCCCTGCCGGAGCAGCAGCCGTGGATCGCGGCACTCGATGCTGATGGCAACGGGTTGGTGCAGACCTCGACCGAGCGGCTGCCCGGCCGGAAGATGTTCGTCTGGGGTGAGAGCCGGGGCGGTCACCGCTGGCAGGAGTGGCTCTCGCCCGGCAAGCAGAATGATGGGTACTGCGAGATCCAGGCCGGTCTGGCCAAGACCCAGCTCGAACACCTGAAGTTGCCTGAAGCAACGGAATGGCACTGGCTGGAGGCGTATGGTCGCCTCGACGTCGATCCGGCCGTCGCGCACGCCGAGGAATGGGAGGTGGCGCGGACGGGTGTCGCCGCCACCTTGAAGTCATTGCTCAGTGCAACCGATTTGGCCGGGCGCGAGAAGGATTGGCTGACGGTCGCGGACTCGGCGCCAGGCGAGACCTTGTCGGCCGGCTCGGGATGGGGAGCGCTCGAGCTACGGCGTACGGGCTGGAAGGTCTCGACCGGTACGCCGTTCGGCGACGCCACCATGAGCGATCGGGAACGCGCCTGGTTGCCCGTACTCGAAGGACGAATGCCGGCGAGTGCGGCGGCGCCGGATGGGACCTTGGTGGGCTGGCGTGAGCTGCTCGAAGCGGTCGAGGACGACAACTGGTTGAGTTGGTATCACCGCGGAGTCGCCCGCTGGTACGCCGGCGACGAGCCCGGCGCGATCGAGGCCTGGCACAGATCCCGGACAAGCCAGGACAACCCGTGGGCACTGCGCAACCTGGCGATCGCCACCGGAGACGAGTCGTACTACGAACGCGCGGTGGAACTCAGTTCGCCGCAGCGGGCAGAGTTGCTGGCCGAGGCGATGAACGCCTTCCTTGCCAGCGGTGGAACCGCGCAGGCGCAGCGGGTCTTCGAGCAGGCCGGTCATTTGGCATCGGATCCCAGGATCCGTCATGCCAAGGTTCGATTGCTCCTGCAGTCCGGTGATCCGGAAGGGGCGGAAAGCTTGCTGGACGAGGGGATCGAACTGCCCGGCCTGCGGGAGGGCGAGAACGATCTGGCCGGCCTCTGGCGGGAGATTCAGGAGCAGCTCGGTAAGGATCGAACCGTTCCCACGCAGTACGAATTCAGCATGCTGGGTGACCGGGGGGAGACCGGTTCCTAA
- a CDS encoding TetR/AcrR family transcriptional regulator: MVTTSTGAEHGSAADAAYPLRRTPTQDRANRQVERILDAACAEVVERGYDAASTSTIAKRAEIAVGSVYRYFPDKRTLIQAIERRNQHRYTEAVRGRLAVVEDWRQAVDVTLDTFREMHRNDPGFRAVVLSGLGDPDLEATPGEFDDQHAGEFAELLTLRFGARDGREFRLAVTLTIAMGEALAHLADRLPAEAAEYVLSQGRPALHRLLEPHLP, translated from the coding sequence ATGGTCACCACGTCAACCGGTGCCGAACACGGGTCCGCCGCCGACGCGGCCTATCCGCTGCGCCGGACCCCCACCCAGGACCGCGCCAACCGTCAGGTCGAGCGGATCCTGGACGCCGCCTGCGCGGAGGTGGTCGAGCGCGGCTACGACGCGGCCTCCACCAGCACCATCGCCAAGCGCGCCGAGATCGCGGTCGGCAGCGTCTACCGGTACTTCCCGGACAAGCGGACCCTGATCCAGGCCATCGAGCGCCGCAACCAGCACCGCTACACCGAGGCGGTCCGGGGGCGGCTGGCCGTCGTCGAGGACTGGCGACAGGCCGTCGATGTCACCCTGGACACCTTCCGGGAGATGCACCGCAACGACCCCGGCTTCCGTGCGGTCGTGCTGAGCGGGCTGGGCGATCCAGACCTGGAGGCGACCCCCGGCGAGTTCGACGACCAGCACGCAGGCGAGTTCGCGGAGTTGCTGACTCTGCGGTTCGGAGCCCGGGACGGTCGCGAGTTCCGGCTCGCGGTGACCCTGACGATCGCGATGGGCGAGGCGCTGGCCCATCTGGCCGACCGGCTGCCGGCCGAAGCCGCGGAGTACGTGCTGTCGCAGGGGCGCCCGGCGCTGCATCGGCTCCTGGAGCCACACCTGCCGTAG
- a CDS encoding phosphatidylinositol-specific phospholipase C1-like protein, protein MQIGNKMVAGVASLTVALGGLAGSALTPAKQTPSTDNLRTAGNSGLRMNQIQQVGSHNSYHRELSPAEQAVQKQLNPGSVDLWYSHAPIQQQLEDQRVRTLELDLFPDPAGGLYTYPLIRKLTGQGPLTDPALAQPGIKVMHVPDFDYNTNCRTFVICLQQVKAWTDQHPNAAPISINLELKQSDPQVVAAGGVKAPPWDLTNLNSVDTEIRSVFPAKQLLTPDNVRKPGLTLEQSVLTKGWPSLNSAKGKVMFYFDNGGEGEIRDLYREGKPNLEGRAVFTRGPEGQPDAAITEVNDPRGANQAEIQRLVKKGYLIRTRSDEPLATIRDKDFSRVGIALASGAQYVTTDFPVAGMASRYDSDFVAQLPGHVAVRCNPVTASTKVPAGISEG, encoded by the coding sequence ATGCAGATCGGCAACAAGATGGTCGCGGGCGTCGCGTCCCTGACCGTCGCCCTGGGAGGTCTGGCCGGCTCGGCCCTGACCCCCGCCAAGCAGACGCCCAGCACGGACAACCTCCGCACCGCGGGCAACTCCGGACTGCGGATGAACCAGATCCAGCAGGTCGGTTCGCACAACTCCTACCATCGTGAGCTGAGCCCGGCGGAGCAGGCCGTGCAGAAGCAGCTGAACCCGGGGTCGGTGGACCTGTGGTACTCGCATGCCCCGATCCAGCAGCAGTTGGAGGACCAGCGCGTCCGGACGCTGGAGCTCGACCTGTTCCCGGACCCGGCCGGAGGTCTCTACACCTACCCGCTGATCCGCAAGCTGACCGGCCAGGGCCCGCTGACCGATCCGGCGCTGGCGCAGCCCGGGATCAAGGTCATGCACGTCCCGGACTTCGACTACAACACCAACTGCCGGACCTTCGTGATCTGCCTGCAGCAGGTCAAGGCCTGGACGGACCAGCACCCCAACGCAGCGCCGATCTCGATCAACCTCGAGCTGAAGCAGTCCGACCCGCAGGTGGTCGCGGCCGGTGGCGTTAAGGCACCGCCGTGGGACCTCACCAACCTGAACAGCGTCGACACCGAGATCCGGTCGGTCTTCCCCGCCAAGCAGCTGCTGACGCCGGACAACGTCCGCAAGCCCGGCCTGACGCTGGAGCAGTCGGTCCTGACGAAGGGCTGGCCGTCGCTCAACAGCGCCAAGGGCAAGGTGATGTTCTACTTCGACAACGGTGGCGAGGGTGAGATCCGGGACCTGTACCGCGAGGGCAAGCCGAACCTGGAAGGCCGGGCCGTCTTCACCCGTGGCCCCGAGGGCCAGCCGGATGCCGCGATCACCGAGGTGAACGACCCGCGGGGTGCGAACCAGGCCGAGATCCAGCGACTGGTGAAGAAGGGCTACCTGATCCGGACCCGGTCGGACGAGCCGCTGGCGACGATCCGGGACAAGGACTTCAGCCGGGTCGGCATCGCGCTGGCCAGCGGTGCGCAGTACGTCACCACGGACTTCCCGGTGGCAGGAATGGCGTCGCGGTACGACAGCGACTTCGTGGCTCAGCTGCCTGGGCACGTCGCCGTACGATGCAACCCGGTGACGGCATCGACCAAGGTGCCGGCCGGTATTTCGGAGGGATGA
- a CDS encoding OsmC family protein has product MSEHVVDVSWTRGEHEFTYDTYSRDHEWRFDGGITVPGSANPAYLGSPGPVDPEEAFVAALSSCHMLTFLSIAAKKRLVVDSYDDHAVGVMAKNAAGKLAITQVTLHPKITFAGPTPDAGTLERIHHLSHEECFIANSVTTEVTVAGL; this is encoded by the coding sequence ATGTCGGAGCACGTGGTCGATGTCAGCTGGACCCGCGGTGAGCACGAGTTCACCTACGACACCTACAGCCGCGACCACGAGTGGCGCTTCGACGGCGGGATCACCGTGCCCGGGTCCGCCAATCCGGCGTACCTGGGCAGCCCGGGACCGGTCGACCCCGAGGAGGCGTTCGTGGCGGCGCTGTCGTCCTGCCACATGCTCACCTTCCTCTCGATCGCGGCCAAGAAGCGGCTGGTGGTCGACTCGTACGACGATCACGCGGTCGGCGTGATGGCGAAGAACGCGGCCGGCAAGCTGGCGATCACCCAGGTGACCCTGCACCCGAAGATCACCTTCGCCGGGCCGACGCCGGATGCCGGGACGCTGGAGCGGATCCACCATCTGTCCCACGAGGAGTGCTTCATCGCGAACTCGGTGACCACCGAGGTCACGGTCGCCGGCCTTTAG
- a CDS encoding transposase, with protein sequence MIAQVSRIARCPPTNTSRTCAACGHCAPGNRESQAVFECQACRHQAHADTNAAVVILGRALNSLPAAGHAVPGRRGPALAGSANQSAL encoded by the coding sequence GTGATCGCTCAGGTCTCAAGAATCGCCAGGTGCCCCCCGACGAACACCAGCCGCACGTGCGCGGCCTGCGGGCATTGCGCACCCGGGAACCGCGAGAGCCAAGCGGTCTTCGAGTGCCAAGCCTGCAGACACCAAGCGCATGCCGATACCAACGCCGCAGTCGTAATTCTCGGCCGCGCCCTCAACAGCCTCCCGGCCGCAGGACATGCGGTGCCTGGGCGCAGAGGTCCAGCCCTGGCTGGCAGCGCCAACCAATCAGCTTTATAG
- a CDS encoding FUSC family protein — translation MDPVRLTLEQLRELRDDVAPQAARRSRASVRRRVDRWRDRAFFIAQCALAAGVAWGLARYLVGHKVPFFAPVAAMVCLGFSFGQRLRRVAEVMVGVAVGVGVGDLFVKMFGTGIAQIVFVVALAMSVAVLLGAGTLMVSQAGVQAAMVTTLLPDPGAGFSRWLDAALGGAVALAAATIAPAAAIRRPRQQATAVLNELAALLAETADGLRNHNEADLTDALRRARASESLLDDLRSAAAEGVAVVRMSPFRRRHRGRVQEIADLVVPLDRAIRNIRVLVRRAAVAVWRGEQMPAEYPLLLERLADGTRLIAESLFEPAADVAAHRVLGELGRRTADLPTPAGLSAVVVLGQIRSTIVDLLELTGTTYEEARELVPLRPDGLDEK, via the coding sequence ATGGATCCGGTCAGGCTGACTCTGGAGCAGTTGCGTGAACTGCGCGACGACGTCGCCCCGCAGGCCGCTCGCCGGTCCAGGGCGTCGGTCCGCCGCCGGGTGGACCGCTGGCGCGACCGGGCGTTCTTCATCGCCCAGTGCGCGCTCGCCGCCGGCGTCGCGTGGGGCCTGGCCCGCTATCTGGTCGGCCACAAAGTGCCGTTCTTCGCCCCGGTAGCCGCGATGGTCTGCCTCGGCTTCAGCTTCGGCCAGCGTTTGCGCCGCGTCGCCGAGGTGATGGTCGGCGTGGCAGTCGGGGTCGGTGTCGGCGACCTGTTCGTGAAGATGTTCGGCACCGGCATCGCCCAGATCGTCTTCGTCGTCGCGCTCGCGATGAGCGTCGCCGTCCTCCTCGGCGCGGGCACCCTGATGGTCTCCCAGGCCGGCGTCCAGGCGGCGATGGTGACCACGCTGCTCCCCGATCCCGGCGCCGGGTTCAGCCGTTGGCTCGATGCGGCGCTCGGCGGTGCCGTCGCCCTGGCCGCGGCGACGATCGCACCCGCCGCGGCGATTCGTCGCCCTCGGCAACAAGCAACCGCAGTACTGAACGAGCTGGCCGCGCTCCTGGCCGAGACGGCCGACGGGCTCCGCAACCACAACGAGGCCGACCTCACGGACGCACTGCGCCGCGCCCGAGCCAGCGAATCCCTCCTCGACGACCTCCGCAGCGCCGCCGCCGAGGGAGTCGCCGTGGTCCGGATGTCCCCGTTCCGGCGGCGCCATCGCGGCCGGGTCCAGGAGATCGCCGACCTGGTCGTCCCGCTGGACCGGGCGATCCGCAACATCCGGGTCCTCGTACGCCGGGCGGCAGTCGCCGTCTGGCGTGGTGAGCAGATGCCGGCGGAGTACCCGCTGCTGCTCGAACGTCTCGCCGACGGCACCCGGCTGATCGCGGAGTCCCTGTTCGAACCGGCCGCCGACGTGGCCGCGCACCGCGTCCTCGGCGAGCTCGGCCGGCGTACGGCGGACCTCCCGACCCCGGCCGGGCTCTCGGCCGTGGTGGTGCTCGGCCAGATCCGCTCGACCATCGTGGACCTGCTCGAACTGACCGGTACGACGTACGAGGAAGCGCGTGAACTGGTCCCGCTCCGGCCCGACGGGCTGGATGAGAAGTAG
- a CDS encoding DUF5709 domain-containing protein: MTENNREDYGSYSVDDEDQLQAEDTLNDRGVDDLLDEGYSPPEKWSAGEGFGTTADEALEGETLDQRIAQEEPDVDPYAEEGENVGGPEVGQVRSGRLVAPDEGAHSDDEKDLVAEDVGFDGAAASAEEAAVHVVNDDEPFVLEDEDETDLEDVRDVDLGDVGDPEN, encoded by the coding sequence ATGACCGAGAACAACCGTGAGGACTACGGCAGCTACAGCGTCGACGACGAGGATCAGTTGCAGGCAGAGGACACGCTGAACGACCGGGGCGTGGACGATCTGCTGGACGAGGGCTACTCGCCGCCGGAGAAGTGGTCCGCGGGTGAAGGCTTCGGCACCACCGCCGACGAGGCGCTGGAGGGCGAGACGCTCGACCAGCGGATCGCGCAGGAGGAGCCGGACGTCGATCCGTACGCCGAGGAAGGCGAGAACGTCGGCGGTCCCGAGGTCGGTCAGGTCCGATCCGGCCGGCTGGTCGCGCCGGATGAAGGTGCGCACTCCGACGACGAGAAGGACCTGGTCGCCGAGGACGTCGGCTTCGACGGCGCCGCCGCGAGCGCCGAGGAGGCCGCGGTCCACGTGGTCAACGACGACGAGCCCTTCGTGCTCGAAGACGAAGACGAAACCGACCTCGAAGACGTCCGCGACGTGGATCTCGGCGACGTCGGCGACCCGGAGAACTGA
- a CDS encoding cytochrome P450, which translates to MTTPLLGSRTLDRETARSLPPGSRLPTLAQTVLFAGHRKTFFPRLRARYGDVFTVRLVPGSRVVVVLSRPDHIREVFSTPPSIVHAGEGNTALEPIMGKHSLLLVDDDDHVRMRRQLMPAFNGAALRGYAEMIARLARAEVEAWPIGESFRLHDRMRNLTLEVILQVVFGVTDSDRLDRLRPLVEKVVSVRPIIMLGGFYPALLKFPPWRTFLRAQEQVDEILYDEIARRRDDPELAERNDVLSKLLAAGTWSDVELRDQLVTLLLAGHETTATALAWAFHELARIPDQLQAGQQAADDVNDAYLEAIAKEALRLHPVVYQVGRRLTETTEIAGYRLPRGTTLMAAIGLVQGDEQNYPQVNEFHPDRFLGDNPPAPGTWIPFGGGTRRCIGAGFTLLESTEILRAALTRYNVHALRPEPEKATPRNVTLVPSRGCELIATPR; encoded by the coding sequence ATGACCACGCCGTTACTGGGAAGCCGCACGCTGGATCGGGAGACCGCTCGTTCGCTCCCGCCGGGATCGCGATTGCCGACGCTGGCTCAGACCGTCCTGTTCGCCGGGCATCGTAAGACGTTCTTCCCCCGGCTACGGGCGCGGTACGGCGATGTCTTCACCGTCCGGCTCGTGCCGGGCAGTCGGGTCGTCGTGGTACTCAGCCGGCCGGACCACATCCGCGAGGTCTTCAGTACGCCGCCGTCGATCGTGCACGCGGGTGAGGGGAACACCGCGCTCGAGCCGATCATGGGCAAGCACTCGTTGTTGCTGGTCGACGATGACGACCATGTCCGGATGCGCCGCCAGCTGATGCCGGCCTTCAACGGCGCGGCGCTACGCGGGTACGCCGAGATGATCGCCCGGCTGGCGCGCGCCGAGGTCGAGGCCTGGCCGATCGGAGAGTCCTTCCGGCTGCACGACCGGATGCGGAACCTCACCCTCGAAGTGATCCTGCAAGTGGTCTTCGGGGTGACGGACTCCGACCGGCTGGACCGGCTGCGACCGCTGGTCGAGAAGGTGGTCTCGGTCCGGCCGATCATCATGCTCGGCGGCTTCTATCCCGCCCTGCTGAAATTTCCGCCGTGGCGCACCTTCCTGCGGGCCCAGGAGCAGGTCGACGAGATCCTGTACGACGAGATCGCGCGCCGGCGGGACGATCCTGAGCTTGCCGAGCGCAACGACGTACTCTCGAAACTGCTTGCCGCAGGCACCTGGTCGGACGTCGAACTGCGCGACCAGCTGGTGACGTTGCTGCTGGCCGGGCACGAGACGACAGCGACGGCGCTGGCCTGGGCGTTCCATGAGCTCGCGCGGATACCTGACCAGCTGCAGGCCGGACAACAGGCGGCTGACGACGTCAACGACGCCTACCTGGAAGCGATCGCGAAAGAGGCGTTGCGGTTGCATCCGGTCGTCTACCAGGTCGGCCGACGGCTCACCGAGACAACAGAAATAGCCGGCTACCGCCTACCGCGCGGCACCACCCTGATGGCCGCGATCGGCCTGGTGCAAGGCGACGAGCAGAACTACCCGCAAGTGAACGAGTTCCACCCCGACCGCTTCCTCGGCGACAACCCACCAGCCCCCGGCACCTGGATCCCCTTCGGTGGCGGCACCCGCCGCTGCATAGGCGCCGGCTTCACCCTGCTGGAATCCACCGAGATCCTCCGAGCCGCCCTAACCCGCTACAACGTCCACGCGCTCCGCCCGGAACCAGAGAAAGCAACACCGCGGAACGTAACCCTGGTCCCATCCCGCGGCTGCGAACTAATCGCCACTCCCCGCTAA
- a CDS encoding PucR family transcriptional regulator, giving the protein MAATIRPKAAIPAALGWSGAAIELGIKPSSHRLPTGAQASCPMLGVRRSTYCEVPGAVTLVRELLEVVRIYRLPAGVHRLDDLVLEYQLTRPSPARDQLAQLVNPLVARPDLLQTLRCYLSHGRSRRLTAAERHVQANTVDYRLRQVDKLTGLDPAQAEQLPRLVAALAAHDAS; this is encoded by the coding sequence TTGGCAGCGACGATCCGGCCGAAGGCCGCCATACCGGCCGCACTCGGGTGGAGCGGTGCTGCGATCGAGCTTGGGATCAAGCCTTCGAGCCACCGGCTTCCTACCGGCGCGCAGGCGTCGTGCCCGATGCTCGGCGTCCGCAGATCGACGTACTGCGAGGTACCGGGCGCGGTGACCTTGGTGCGGGAGCTGCTGGAGGTGGTGCGGATCTATCGCCTTCCGGCCGGAGTGCACCGCCTGGACGATCTGGTGCTCGAGTACCAGCTGACCCGGCCGAGCCCCGCGCGTGACCAACTGGCGCAGTTGGTCAACCCGTTGGTCGCGCGGCCGGATCTCCTGCAGACATTGCGGTGCTACCTGAGCCACGGGCGGAGCAGGCGACTCACAGCCGCCGAGCGGCACGTCCAGGCCAACACAGTGGACTATCGCCTTCGCCAAGTGGACAAGCTCACCGGGCTCGACCCGGCGCAGGCAGAGCAGCTACCACGCCTGGTAGCCGCCCTGGCTGCACATGACGCCTCCTAA